The following are from one region of the Sandaracinus amylolyticus genome:
- a CDS encoding PaaI family thioesterase, whose amino-acid sequence MRREGASAIDAAARDAILARIASIPSTATLGLERIELADGRCSLFAPRSRGHDGIFDSLHGGIVTTVADSAAAFAILTRVGADAALATTDVSLRFLARCTTGIHVDAEVVKLGRALVPVHVDVFDEAHRHVATGHVCYMRFRSRDER is encoded by the coding sequence ATGCGGCGTGAGGGAGCGAGCGCGATCGACGCTGCCGCGCGAGACGCGATCCTCGCGCGCATCGCGTCGATCCCGAGCACGGCGACGCTCGGCCTCGAGCGCATCGAGCTCGCAGATGGGCGCTGCTCGCTCTTCGCGCCGCGCTCGCGCGGTCACGACGGGATCTTCGACTCGCTGCACGGAGGCATCGTGACGACGGTGGCGGACAGCGCAGCGGCGTTCGCGATCCTCACCCGGGTCGGTGCCGATGCCGCGCTCGCGACGACCGACGTGAGCCTCCGCTTCCTGGCGCGATGCACCACCGGCATCCACGTCGACGCCGAGGTCGTGAAGCTCGGCCGCGCGCTCGTCCCGGTGCACGTCGACGTGTTCGACGAGGCCCACCGGCACGTCGCGACCGGACACGTCTGCTACATGCGCTTCAGGTCACGCGACGA
- a CDS encoding cupin domain-containing protein: MTTTRHRSHHDRSFEPFAPGIHICVLRRHETGPGVTLLVRMDAGAHAPRHHHPGGEETFILSGTLRAGGKLLSAGDYLYTPPGEVHDGHAKEECTFLLVLPGGLELTRDAA; this comes from the coding sequence ATGACCACGACGCGCCATCGCTCCCACCACGACCGATCGTTCGAGCCCTTCGCTCCGGGCATCCACATCTGCGTCCTGCGCCGTCACGAGACCGGACCCGGCGTCACGCTGCTGGTGCGCATGGACGCGGGCGCCCACGCGCCGCGCCACCACCACCCCGGCGGCGAGGAGACGTTCATCCTCTCGGGCACGCTCCGCGCCGGCGGGAAGCTCCTCTCGGCCGGCGACTATCTCTACACGCCGCCCGGCGAGGTCCACGACGGACACGCGAAGGAGGAGTGCACGTTCCTCCTGGTCCTGCCCGGCGGCCTGGAGCTCACCCGCGATGCGGCGTGA
- a CDS encoding LysR family transcriptional regulator — translation MSMIETRHLRLVRAIAEEGGPTRAAARLHLTQSAVSHQLAELEDRLGVVLFARVRRQLKLTPAGERLVEAARSMLSDLSRLERDLVRAGARERVVVRVSVETFTAYHWLPRVLTALRKDHPHIDVRIVLAATREPVAALLRGDIELALASSPVRDRALAVEPLFDDEWTVIVAPTHPLATRPYVSATELGREKLFTHDAPRSDVDRMRELIAAERAAMPETESVPLTDALVELVKEGLGVGLVSRWAVGPALERGEVVARRFTRSGLHERWAAIYRRDAASRLPLAQLAELLRARPPIAPGRRARRTKR, via the coding sequence ATGTCGATGATCGAGACCCGTCACCTGCGCCTGGTCCGCGCGATCGCCGAGGAAGGTGGCCCCACCCGCGCCGCGGCGCGCTTGCACCTCACCCAGTCCGCCGTGAGCCATCAGCTCGCCGAGCTCGAAGATCGACTCGGCGTGGTGCTCTTCGCCCGGGTCCGGCGGCAGCTCAAGCTCACGCCGGCCGGCGAGCGGCTCGTCGAGGCGGCGCGCTCGATGTTGTCCGACCTGTCCCGGCTCGAGCGCGACCTGGTGCGCGCCGGGGCGCGCGAGCGCGTGGTCGTGCGCGTCTCGGTCGAGACGTTCACCGCGTACCACTGGCTGCCGCGCGTGCTCACCGCGCTCCGGAAGGATCATCCCCACATCGACGTGCGCATCGTGCTCGCGGCGACGCGGGAGCCGGTCGCCGCGCTCCTCCGCGGCGACATCGAGCTCGCGCTCGCGAGCTCGCCGGTGCGCGACCGCGCGCTCGCGGTCGAGCCCCTCTTCGACGACGAGTGGACGGTGATCGTCGCCCCGACGCACCCGCTCGCGACCCGCCCCTACGTCAGCGCGACCGAGCTCGGGCGCGAGAAGCTCTTCACGCACGACGCTCCGCGCAGCGACGTCGACCGGATGCGCGAGCTCATCGCGGCCGAGCGCGCGGCGATGCCCGAGACCGAGTCCGTCCCGCTCACCGACGCGCTCGTGGAGCTGGTGAAGGAAGGGCTCGGTGTCGGCCTCGTCTCGCGATGGGCGGTGGGGCCGGCGCTCGAGCGTGGCGAGGTCGTGGCGCGGCGATTCACCCGCAGCGGCCTCCACGAGCGATGGGCCGCGATCTACCGTCGCGACGCGGCGAGCCGCCTTCCGCTCGCACAACTGGCCGAGCTGCTCCGGGCACGACCGCCGATCGCGCCGGGCCGGCGCGCCAGGCGCACGAAGCGATGA
- a CDS encoding di-heme oxidoredictase family protein, whose translation MRHLRLLALALALSSSACSNGLIMGSDPDGDPPGDPPPPGDCEDDPAAPTLPRAFALSCAGCHGSEGAGTPGTPNLFEYEGDAASFVGVVREGVGTMPAFAEAEVSTPDLERMHAYFEAGPSNRPTCGGPDVPVPMGCDDDALAVRRLFDAPAPGTPISERRADGVIVTHGAGRVRGRHELEGTYSEFGGRYFENRSYGFEIEDHVAAGEDLVRITYRPEAQPTTFGPTTNFRYWKVYGDGNVFHRNTDLVEVAPMTYQRDVVGNGRESRPMQVGDVLEFEFGVFIAGNQPGDPGAIEGRTAYYTDTFRYVVGEGRLTSENDDGSGVLGPVADARLGGDTTIPWIYAEPELYFSQMALNMQPDHVQPWLEGRRLFHTDFETGAHSEGDNPLLESSAGMLGPLFNVHRCSECHERNGRSAPPEIGVPLDRVAIKLYGDGPLGNQLQPSEGAVTIASYEEHDVTFADGTVVTLQRPVFAFPSDGMRASVRVARQLVGMGLLEAIDETTIVSRADPTDCNGDGISGRVQIVSDPRTGEMHVGRIGWRAEKISVEHQVADALEADLGVTSEYFPESSGHFELPAEDLARMTTYMRLLGLPGQRDAGTPQVQQGAALFRDLGCVGCHAPTARTGSTHPLVELRDQDIRPYSDLLLHDLGEGLADASGGEQGREWRTPPLWGIGLVETVSGHTRLLHDGRARSYLEAILWHSGEAEAVKQRVLMLDATQRDALVAFLRSL comes from the coding sequence ATGCGGCACCTCCGACTCCTGGCGCTCGCGCTCGCGCTGTCCTCGAGCGCCTGCTCGAACGGGCTCATCATGGGATCCGATCCCGACGGCGACCCGCCGGGAGATCCACCTCCGCCGGGCGACTGCGAGGACGATCCCGCGGCGCCGACGCTGCCCCGTGCGTTCGCGCTCTCGTGCGCGGGCTGCCACGGCAGCGAGGGCGCGGGCACTCCGGGAACGCCGAATCTCTTCGAGTACGAAGGCGACGCGGCGAGCTTCGTCGGTGTGGTGCGCGAGGGCGTCGGCACCATGCCCGCGTTCGCCGAAGCGGAAGTGTCCACGCCCGATCTCGAGCGCATGCACGCGTACTTCGAGGCGGGCCCCTCGAACCGACCGACCTGCGGCGGTCCCGACGTGCCGGTCCCGATGGGCTGCGACGACGACGCGCTCGCGGTGCGGAGGCTCTTCGACGCGCCCGCGCCCGGCACGCCGATCTCGGAGCGTCGCGCCGACGGAGTGATCGTCACGCACGGTGCGGGCCGCGTGCGCGGTCGTCACGAGCTCGAGGGCACGTACAGCGAGTTCGGCGGGCGCTACTTCGAGAACCGCAGCTACGGCTTCGAGATCGAAGATCACGTCGCGGCGGGCGAAGACCTGGTGCGCATCACCTATCGCCCCGAGGCGCAGCCGACCACGTTCGGGCCGACGACCAATTTCCGCTACTGGAAGGTCTACGGCGACGGCAACGTGTTCCATCGCAACACCGATCTCGTCGAGGTCGCGCCGATGACCTATCAGCGCGACGTCGTCGGCAACGGCCGCGAGAGCCGACCCATGCAGGTGGGTGACGTGCTCGAGTTCGAGTTCGGCGTGTTCATCGCGGGCAATCAGCCCGGCGATCCCGGCGCGATCGAGGGCCGCACCGCGTACTACACCGACACGTTTCGCTACGTGGTCGGCGAGGGTCGCCTCACCTCCGAGAACGACGACGGCAGCGGTGTGCTCGGTCCGGTCGCCGACGCGCGGCTCGGCGGCGACACGACGATCCCGTGGATCTACGCGGAGCCCGAGCTCTACTTCTCGCAGATGGCGCTCAACATGCAGCCCGACCACGTGCAGCCGTGGCTCGAGGGGCGCCGCCTGTTCCACACCGACTTCGAGACCGGTGCGCACTCCGAGGGTGACAATCCGCTGCTCGAGTCGTCGGCGGGCATGCTCGGACCGCTGTTCAACGTCCACCGCTGCTCGGAGTGCCACGAGCGCAACGGCCGCAGCGCGCCTCCCGAGATCGGCGTTCCGCTCGATCGCGTCGCGATCAAGCTCTACGGAGACGGTCCGCTCGGCAATCAGCTCCAGCCGAGCGAGGGCGCGGTCACGATCGCGAGCTACGAAGAGCACGACGTCACGTTCGCCGACGGCACCGTCGTCACGCTGCAGCGTCCGGTGTTCGCGTTCCCCTCCGACGGCATGCGGGCGTCGGTGCGCGTCGCGAGACAGCTGGTCGGCATGGGCCTGCTCGAGGCGATCGACGAGACGACGATCGTGTCGCGCGCCGACCCGACCGACTGCAACGGAGACGGCATCAGCGGCCGCGTGCAGATCGTCAGTGATCCCCGCACCGGCGAGATGCACGTCGGTCGCATCGGGTGGAGGGCCGAGAAGATCAGCGTCGAGCACCAGGTCGCCGACGCGCTCGAGGCGGACCTCGGCGTGACCAGCGAGTACTTCCCGGAGTCGAGCGGTCACTTCGAGCTCCCCGCCGAAGACCTCGCGCGGATGACGACGTACATGCGGCTGCTCGGTCTGCCCGGACAGCGCGATGCCGGCACCCCGCAGGTGCAGCAGGGCGCAGCGCTGTTCCGCGATCTCGGGTGCGTCGGCTGTCACGCTCCGACGGCGCGCACCGGCTCGACGCATCCGCTCGTCGAGCTGCGCGATCAGGATATCCGCCCATACTCCGATCTGCTGCTCCACGATCTCGGCGAGGGCCTCGCCGATGCGAGCGGCGGTGAGCAGGGACGCGAGTGGCGCACTCCGCCGCTCTGGGGGATCGGTCTGGTCGAGACCGTCAGCGGGCACACGCGCCTGCTCCACGACGGCCGCGCTCGCAGCTACCTCGAGGCGATTCTCTGGCACAGCGGCGAGGCCGAGGCGGTGAAGCAGCGAGTGTTGATGCTCGACGCCACGCAGCGCGACGCGCTGGTCGCCTTCCTCCGGTCGCTCTGA